In a single window of the Mauremys reevesii isolate NIE-2019 linkage group 3, ASM1616193v1, whole genome shotgun sequence genome:
- the BICRAL gene encoding BRD4-interacting chromatin-remodeling complex-associated protein-like isoform X1 produces the protein MDDDDDESCLLDLIGDPQALNYFLHGPSSKSSNEDLTNAGYSAANSNSIFANSNNTDPKSSIKGVSNQLGEGPSDGLQLSSSLQFLEDELESSPLPDLSEDQPFDILQKSLQEANITEQTLAEEAYLDASIGSSQQFAQAQLHPSSSASFTQASNVSNYSGQTLQPIGVTQVVQQPVGASFASNTVGVQHGFMQHVGISVPSQHLSNSSQISGSGQIQLIGSFSNQPSMMTINNLDGSQIILKGSGQQAPANMSSGLLVHRQTPNGNSLFGNSNSSPVAQPVTVPFNSTNFQTSLPVHNIIIQRGLAPNSNKVPINIQPKPIQMGQQTAYNVNNLGIQQHHVQQGIPFASASSPQNSVVGPHMSVNIVNQQNTRKSVTPQTVSNAGGSIVIHSPMGQPHVSQNQFLIPTSLSVNSNSVHHVQTINGQLLQTQPSQLVSSQVSAEHVMLNRNSTSMLRANHSYSGQMLNNQNTAVQLVSGQTFTAPGSQVIVNHGTSQIVGGQVPLQQASPTVLHLSPSQSSVSQGRSGFTTMSPGQSTVSNMSASNRFTVVSSSGTVHPSLGPPVQSVASGGNFTGDQLTQQNRTQVSVSVSHCLPVSSSKSISTFSRTSVGVTQQQFTFAQAQKKVMNQSSPVSASKLPDSLRQPLLTGPLSNTLPGQDSGGKIIQQPLGTTQSQQEKVVGSSPIQQNVQVDVHTVGQKRPAAKQLTKGAFILQQLQKDQAHAVTPDKSQFRSLNDAVQRLLSYHVCQGSLPTKEDLRKVDSEFESVATQLLKRTQAMLNKYRCLLIEDAMRINPSAEMVMIDRMFNQEERASLSRDKRLALMDPDGYLADFCCSSKQFDETADEAQSSESDHQCSKTLTSHSQTTKIQTRDRSKSSTAESTNHDKLHLVPNNVMTQLEGKISTKKTESLTKALKFEKASCSPDSQYMAVSEEKLAGKDLAKTNENSSSSEDLSKILSRANHGTHKMSRNTVESHSEVICNNNSLQDKTQRSFPKNEVLHPDNMKGSGEPQQDLLLSKSLETTFKNILELKKTGRQPQSEATGSGSVELDFPNFSPIASQENCLEKFIPDHSEGVVETDSILEAAVNSILEC, from the exons ATGGATGATGACGACGATGAGTCCTGTCTCCTTGATCTTATTGG agaTCCACAGGCACTGAATTATTTTCTACATGGTCCTAGTAGTAAATCT AGCAATGAAGACTTGACTAATGCAGGGTACTCTGCAGCCAATTCTAATTCAATTTTCGCCAACTCCAAT AACACTGATCCTAAATCCTCCATCAAAGGTGTAAGCAATCAGCTTGGAGAGGGACCTAGTGATGGACTACAACTGTCAAGTAGCCTTCAGTTTCTTGAAGATGAACTTGAATCTTCTCCTTTACCTGATCTCAGTGAGGATCAGCCTTTTGATATTCTTCAGAAGTCCTTACAGGAGGCCAATATTACTGAACAGACTTTGGCAGAAGAGGCATATCTGGATGCCAGTATAGGTTCTAGCCAACAGTTTGCACAAGCTCAGCTTCATCCTTCTTCATCAGCATCCTTTACTCAGGCTTCTAATGTGTCTAATTACTCAGGTCAGACGCTGCAACCTATAGGAGTTACTCAAGTGGTACAGCAACCAGTTGGAGCATCTTTTGCAAGCAATACAGTTGGTGTGCAACATGGCTTTATGCAACATGTGGGAATTAGTGTTCCCAGCCAGCATTTGTCTAATAGTAGTCAGATTAGTGGTTCGGGGCAGATACAGCTAATTGGTTCATTTAGTAATCAACCTTCCATGATGACTATTAACAACCTTGATGGATCTCAGATTATATTGAAAGGCAGTGGACAGCAAGCACCTGCAAACATGAGTAGCGGACTCTTGGTTCATAGACAAACTCCTAATGGTAACTCACTGTTTGGTAACTCAAATTCAAGTCCAGTAGCACAACCTGTAACTGTCCCATTTAACAGCACAAATTTTCAGACATCTTTACCAGTGCATAATATCATTATTCAGAGGGGTCTAGCACCAAATTCTAATAAAGTTCCGATTAATATCCAACCAAAGCCTATTCAGATGGGTCAGCAAACAGCTTACAATGTGAATAACTTGGGAATACAGCAGCATCACGTACAACAAGGGATTCCTTTTGCTTCAGCAAGTTCACCTCAAAATTCAGTAGTTGGTCCTCATATGTCTGTTAATATTGTTAATCAACAAAACACAAGAAAATCAGTTACTCCTCAAACAGTTAGTAATGCTGGCGGTAGTATTGTTATCCATTCTCCTATGGGACAGCCTCATGTATCTCAAAATCAGTTTCTCATACCTACAAGTCTCTCTGTCAATTCTAATTCGGTTCATCATGTCCAGACCATAAATGGACAACTTCTTCAGACTCAACCTTCCCAGTTGGTTTCTAGCCAAGTATCTGCTGAGCATGTTATGCTGAACAGGAACTCTACAAGCATGCTCAGGGCCAACCATTCATATTCAGGACAGATGCTGAATAATCAGAATACAGCTGTTCAATTAGTTTCTGGTCAGACATTCACAGCTCCTGGAAGTCAAGTTATAGTAAATCATGGAACTTCTCAAATTGTTGGTGGACAGGTGCCATTACAACAGGCATCACCAACAGTGTTGCATTTATCACCCAGTCAAAGTAGTGTTTCTCAAGGTAGATCAGGTTTTACTACAATGTCACCTGGACAGTCTACAGTCTCAAATATGTCAGCATCTAATCGGTTTACTGTTGTAAGTTCTTCTGGCACAGTAcatcccagcctggggccacCAGTTCAGTCTGTTGCATCAGGAGGAAATTTTACTGGAGATCAACTTACACAGCAGAATAGAACACAAGTTTCAGTGAGTGTATCACATTGTCTTCCAGTTTCCTCTTCTAAATCTATCAGCACTTTCAGTCGCACATCAGTAGGAGTAACACAGCAACAGTTCACTTTTGCTCAG GCTCAGAAAAAAGTTATGAACCAGTCTTCACCAGTTTCTGCATCAAAGTTACCGGATAGCTTGAGACAACCTCTGCTAACAGGTCCTCTGAGTAACACGTTGCCAG GACAGGATTCTGGAGGTAAAATCATCCAGCAACCTTTAGGAACAACACAGTCACAGCAGGAAAAAGTAGTAGGATCATCTCCTATCCAACAAAATGTGCAG GTGGATGTTCATACGGTTGGACAAAAGAGGCCTGCTGCTAAACAGCTAACAAAAGGAGCTTT TATTCTACAGCAGTTACAGAAGGACCAGGCACATGCTGTGACACCAGATAAAAGTCAATTCAGATCGTTAAATGATGCAGTCCAGAGACTCCTCTCATATCATGTGTGCCAGGGATCACTGCCAACCAAGGAGGATTTAAGAAAAG TGGACAGTGAATTTGAATCTGTAGCCACGCAGCTTCTGAAAAGGACACAAGCTATGCTCAATAAGTACAGATGTTTGCTCATAGAAGATGCAATG CGGATAAATCCCTCTGCAGAAATGGTTATGATTGACAGGATGTTTAACCAGGAAGAAAGGGCATCTCTGTCCCGGGATAAGCGCCTTGCACTAATGGATCCTG atGGTTATCTGGCTGATTTTTGTTGTTCCTCTAAACAATTTGATGAAACTGCTGATGAAGCACAGTCCAGTGAAAGTGATCATCAGTGTAGTAAAACTTTGACTTCTCACAGTCAGACTACCAAGATCCAAACCAGAGACCGATCAAAATCCAGCACAGCAGAGTCTACAAATCATGACAAACTTCATTTAGTGCCTAACAACGTTATGACACAACTAGAAGGAAAAATTTCTACAAAAAAAACGGAAAGCCTCACTAAAGCTTTAAAGTTTGAGAAGGCTAGCTGTTCTCCTGACAGTCAATACATGGCTGTGTCTGAAGAGAAATTGGCTGGTAAAGATCTTGCCAAGACCAATGAAAATTCTTCAAGTTCTGAAGACCTGTCAAAAATCTTGTCAAGAGCTAATCATGGTACACATAAAATGTCAAGGAATACAGTTGAATCTCACTCAGAGGTAATATGTAATAACAACTCCCTCCAAGACAAAACTCAGAGGAGCTTTCCAAAGAATGAGGTTTTACATCCTGACAACATGAAAGGCTCGGGTGAACCCCAACAGGATTTACTCCTCAGTAAGAGTTTAGAAACTACATTCAAAAACATTTTGGAACTGAAAAAAACTGGGAGACAGCCACAAAGTGAGGCTACTGGTAGTGGCTCTGTAGAATTAGACTTTCCAAACTTTTCACCAATTGCTTCACAAGAAAACTGCCTGGAAAAATTTATTCCAGATCACAGTGAAGGTGTTGTAGAAACGGACTCTATTTTAGAAGCAGCTGTAAATAGTATCTTAGAGTGTTAA
- the BICRAL gene encoding BRD4-interacting chromatin-remodeling complex-associated protein-like isoform X2 yields the protein MDDDDDESCLLDLIGDPQALNYFLHGPSSKSSNEDLTNAGYSAANSNSIFANSNNTDPKSSIKGVSNQLGEGPSDGLQLSSSLQFLEDELESSPLPDLSEDQPFDILQKSLQEANITEQTLAEEAYLDASIGSSQQFAQAQLHPSSSASFTQASNVSNYSGQTLQPIGVTQVVQQPVGASFASNTVGVQHGFMQHVGISVPSQHLSNSSQISGSGQIQLIGSFSNQPSMMTINNLDGSQIILKGSGQQAPANMSSGLLVHRQTPNGNSLFGNSNSSPVAQPVTVPFNSTNFQTSLPVHNIIIQRGLAPNSNKVPINIQPKPIQMGQQTAYNVNNLGIQQHHVQQGIPFASASSPQNSVVGPHMSVNIVNQQNTRKSVTPQTVSNAGGSIVIHSPMGQPHVSQNQFLIPTSLSVNSNSVHHVQTINGQLLQTQPSQLVSSQVSAEHVMLNRNSTSMLRANHSYSGQMLNNQNTAVQLVSGQTFTAPGSQVIVNHGTSQIVGGQVPLQQASPTVLHLSPSQSSVSQGRSGFTTMSPGQSTVSNMSASNRFTVVSSSGTVHPSLGPPVQSVASGGNFTGDQLTQQNRTQVSAQKKVMNQSSPVSASKLPDSLRQPLLTGPLSNTLPGQDSGGKIIQQPLGTTQSQQEKVVGSSPIQQNVQVDVHTVGQKRPAAKQLTKGAFILQQLQKDQAHAVTPDKSQFRSLNDAVQRLLSYHVCQGSLPTKEDLRKVDSEFESVATQLLKRTQAMLNKYRCLLIEDAMRINPSAEMVMIDRMFNQEERASLSRDKRLALMDPDGYLADFCCSSKQFDETADEAQSSESDHQCSKTLTSHSQTTKIQTRDRSKSSTAESTNHDKLHLVPNNVMTQLEGKISTKKTESLTKALKFEKASCSPDSQYMAVSEEKLAGKDLAKTNENSSSSEDLSKILSRANHGTHKMSRNTVESHSEVICNNNSLQDKTQRSFPKNEVLHPDNMKGSGEPQQDLLLSKSLETTFKNILELKKTGRQPQSEATGSGSVELDFPNFSPIASQENCLEKFIPDHSEGVVETDSILEAAVNSILEC from the exons ATGGATGATGACGACGATGAGTCCTGTCTCCTTGATCTTATTGG agaTCCACAGGCACTGAATTATTTTCTACATGGTCCTAGTAGTAAATCT AGCAATGAAGACTTGACTAATGCAGGGTACTCTGCAGCCAATTCTAATTCAATTTTCGCCAACTCCAAT AACACTGATCCTAAATCCTCCATCAAAGGTGTAAGCAATCAGCTTGGAGAGGGACCTAGTGATGGACTACAACTGTCAAGTAGCCTTCAGTTTCTTGAAGATGAACTTGAATCTTCTCCTTTACCTGATCTCAGTGAGGATCAGCCTTTTGATATTCTTCAGAAGTCCTTACAGGAGGCCAATATTACTGAACAGACTTTGGCAGAAGAGGCATATCTGGATGCCAGTATAGGTTCTAGCCAACAGTTTGCACAAGCTCAGCTTCATCCTTCTTCATCAGCATCCTTTACTCAGGCTTCTAATGTGTCTAATTACTCAGGTCAGACGCTGCAACCTATAGGAGTTACTCAAGTGGTACAGCAACCAGTTGGAGCATCTTTTGCAAGCAATACAGTTGGTGTGCAACATGGCTTTATGCAACATGTGGGAATTAGTGTTCCCAGCCAGCATTTGTCTAATAGTAGTCAGATTAGTGGTTCGGGGCAGATACAGCTAATTGGTTCATTTAGTAATCAACCTTCCATGATGACTATTAACAACCTTGATGGATCTCAGATTATATTGAAAGGCAGTGGACAGCAAGCACCTGCAAACATGAGTAGCGGACTCTTGGTTCATAGACAAACTCCTAATGGTAACTCACTGTTTGGTAACTCAAATTCAAGTCCAGTAGCACAACCTGTAACTGTCCCATTTAACAGCACAAATTTTCAGACATCTTTACCAGTGCATAATATCATTATTCAGAGGGGTCTAGCACCAAATTCTAATAAAGTTCCGATTAATATCCAACCAAAGCCTATTCAGATGGGTCAGCAAACAGCTTACAATGTGAATAACTTGGGAATACAGCAGCATCACGTACAACAAGGGATTCCTTTTGCTTCAGCAAGTTCACCTCAAAATTCAGTAGTTGGTCCTCATATGTCTGTTAATATTGTTAATCAACAAAACACAAGAAAATCAGTTACTCCTCAAACAGTTAGTAATGCTGGCGGTAGTATTGTTATCCATTCTCCTATGGGACAGCCTCATGTATCTCAAAATCAGTTTCTCATACCTACAAGTCTCTCTGTCAATTCTAATTCGGTTCATCATGTCCAGACCATAAATGGACAACTTCTTCAGACTCAACCTTCCCAGTTGGTTTCTAGCCAAGTATCTGCTGAGCATGTTATGCTGAACAGGAACTCTACAAGCATGCTCAGGGCCAACCATTCATATTCAGGACAGATGCTGAATAATCAGAATACAGCTGTTCAATTAGTTTCTGGTCAGACATTCACAGCTCCTGGAAGTCAAGTTATAGTAAATCATGGAACTTCTCAAATTGTTGGTGGACAGGTGCCATTACAACAGGCATCACCAACAGTGTTGCATTTATCACCCAGTCAAAGTAGTGTTTCTCAAGGTAGATCAGGTTTTACTACAATGTCACCTGGACAGTCTACAGTCTCAAATATGTCAGCATCTAATCGGTTTACTGTTGTAAGTTCTTCTGGCACAGTAcatcccagcctggggccacCAGTTCAGTCTGTTGCATCAGGAGGAAATTTTACTGGAGATCAACTTACACAGCAGAATAGAACACAAGTTTCA GCTCAGAAAAAAGTTATGAACCAGTCTTCACCAGTTTCTGCATCAAAGTTACCGGATAGCTTGAGACAACCTCTGCTAACAGGTCCTCTGAGTAACACGTTGCCAG GACAGGATTCTGGAGGTAAAATCATCCAGCAACCTTTAGGAACAACACAGTCACAGCAGGAAAAAGTAGTAGGATCATCTCCTATCCAACAAAATGTGCAG GTGGATGTTCATACGGTTGGACAAAAGAGGCCTGCTGCTAAACAGCTAACAAAAGGAGCTTT TATTCTACAGCAGTTACAGAAGGACCAGGCACATGCTGTGACACCAGATAAAAGTCAATTCAGATCGTTAAATGATGCAGTCCAGAGACTCCTCTCATATCATGTGTGCCAGGGATCACTGCCAACCAAGGAGGATTTAAGAAAAG TGGACAGTGAATTTGAATCTGTAGCCACGCAGCTTCTGAAAAGGACACAAGCTATGCTCAATAAGTACAGATGTTTGCTCATAGAAGATGCAATG CGGATAAATCCCTCTGCAGAAATGGTTATGATTGACAGGATGTTTAACCAGGAAGAAAGGGCATCTCTGTCCCGGGATAAGCGCCTTGCACTAATGGATCCTG atGGTTATCTGGCTGATTTTTGTTGTTCCTCTAAACAATTTGATGAAACTGCTGATGAAGCACAGTCCAGTGAAAGTGATCATCAGTGTAGTAAAACTTTGACTTCTCACAGTCAGACTACCAAGATCCAAACCAGAGACCGATCAAAATCCAGCACAGCAGAGTCTACAAATCATGACAAACTTCATTTAGTGCCTAACAACGTTATGACACAACTAGAAGGAAAAATTTCTACAAAAAAAACGGAAAGCCTCACTAAAGCTTTAAAGTTTGAGAAGGCTAGCTGTTCTCCTGACAGTCAATACATGGCTGTGTCTGAAGAGAAATTGGCTGGTAAAGATCTTGCCAAGACCAATGAAAATTCTTCAAGTTCTGAAGACCTGTCAAAAATCTTGTCAAGAGCTAATCATGGTACACATAAAATGTCAAGGAATACAGTTGAATCTCACTCAGAGGTAATATGTAATAACAACTCCCTCCAAGACAAAACTCAGAGGAGCTTTCCAAAGAATGAGGTTTTACATCCTGACAACATGAAAGGCTCGGGTGAACCCCAACAGGATTTACTCCTCAGTAAGAGTTTAGAAACTACATTCAAAAACATTTTGGAACTGAAAAAAACTGGGAGACAGCCACAAAGTGAGGCTACTGGTAGTGGCTCTGTAGAATTAGACTTTCCAAACTTTTCACCAATTGCTTCACAAGAAAACTGCCTGGAAAAATTTATTCCAGATCACAGTGAAGGTGTTGTAGAAACGGACTCTATTTTAGAAGCAGCTGTAAATAGTATCTTAGAGTGTTAA